Proteins from one Microtus pennsylvanicus isolate mMicPen1 chromosome 7, mMicPen1.hap1, whole genome shotgun sequence genomic window:
- the Chst3 gene encoding carbohydrate sulfotransferase 3, protein MAPPVPMEKGLTLPQDFVHSLKIRGKYALFLAFVLIVFVFIEKENKIISRVSDKLKQIPQFVADANSTDPALLLSENASLLSLSELDSDFSQLQSGLHNLSQQLGVEPAMEAQGQEPAAEKPSHQAAAGHRRHVLLMATTRTGSSFVGEFFNQQGNIFYLFEPLWHIERTVSFQPGGASAAGSALVYRDVLKQLLLCDLYVLEPFISPPPEDHLTQFLFRRGSSRSLCEDPVCTPFVKKVFEKYHCRNRRCGPLNVTLAAEACRSKDHMALKAVRIRQLEFLQPLAEDPRLDLRVIQLVRDPRAVLASRMVAFAGKYESWKKWLTEGQDRLSEDEVQRLRGNCESIRLSAELGLRQPAWLRGRYMLVRYEDVARRPLQKAREMYGFAGIPLTPQVEDWIQKNTQAARDSSDIYSTQKNSSEQFEKWRFSIPFKLAQVVQAACGPAMHLFGYKLARDAASLTNRSISLLEERGTFWVT, encoded by the exons ATGGCACCGCCTGTACCCATGGAGAAAGGACTCACTTTGCCCCAGGACTTTGTACACAGTCTGAAGATCCGGGGCAAATATGCCTTGTTCCTGGCATTTGTGCTCATAGTTTTTGTCTTcattgaaaaggaaaacaaaatcatatCCAG GGTCTCGGACAAGCTGAAGCAGATCCCTCAATTTGTGGCGGATGCCAACAGCACCGACCCAGCCCTGCTTTTATCGGAAAACGCATCTCTCTTGTCCCTGAGCGAGTTGGATTCTGACTTCTCCCAGCTGCAGAGCGGCCTGCACAATCTCAGCCAGCAGCTGGGAGTGGAGCCAGCGATGGAGGCCCAGGGGCAGGAGCCTGCTGCAGAGAAGCCATCCCACCAGGCTGCAGCAGGGCACCGGCGCCACGTGCTCCTCATGGCCACCACCCGCACCGGCTCCTCATTCGTGGGCGAGTTCTTCAACCAGCAGGGCAATATCTTCTACCTCTTCGAGCCACTGTGGCACATTGAACGCACCGTGTCCTTCCAGCCGGGAGGTGCCAGCGCGGCGGGCTCAGCGCTTGTCTACCGCGACGTCCTCAAGCAACTGTTGCTGTGTGACTTGTACGTGCTGGAGCCCTTCATCAGTCCACCTCCGGAGGACCACCTGACTCAGTTCCTGTTCCGCCGGGGATCCAGCCGCTCGCTCTGCGAGGATCCAGTGTGCACACCCTTTGTCAAGAAGGTCTTCGAGAAATACCACTGCAGGAACCGTCGCTGCGGGCCACTCAATGTGACCTTGGCGGCAGAGGCCTGCCGCAGTAAGGACCACATGGCCCTCAAGGCTGTGCGCATCCGTCAGCTGGAGTTCCTGCAGCCACTGGCGGAGGATCCGAGGCTGGACCTGCGAGTCATCCAGCTGGTGCGGGACCCCCGGGCTGTGCTGGCCTCACGCATGGTGGCTTTCGCGGGCAAATACGAGAGCTGGAAGAAGTGGTTGACAGAGGGGCAGGACCGGCTAAGCGAGGATGAAGTGCAGCGGTTGCGGGGCAACTGTGAGAGCATCCGCCTGTCTGCCGAGCTGGGCTTGCGGCAGCCAGCCTGGCTGCGTGGGCGCTACATGCTAGTGCGCTATGAGGACGTGGCACGCAGGCCACTGCAAAAGGCCAGAGAGATGTATGGCTTTGCCGGCATCCCCTTGACCCCGCAGGTGGAGGACTGGATCCAGAAAAACACCCAAGCGGCCCGTGACAGCAGCGACATCTACTCGACTCAGAAGAACTCCTCGGAGCAGTTTGAGAAGTGGCGCTTTAGCATCCCCTTCAAGCTGGCACAGGTGGTGCAGGCTGCCTGCGGCCCGGCCATGCACCTCTTTGGCTACAAGTTGGCCAGAGATGCCGCTTCGCTCACCAACCGCTCCATCAGCCTGCTGGAGGAGCGGGGCACCTTCTGGGTCACGTAG